A genomic region of Venturia canescens isolate UGA chromosome 7, ASM1945775v1, whole genome shotgun sequence contains the following coding sequences:
- the LOC122414042 gene encoding sodium-independent sulfate anion transporter-like isoform X1, translating to MSTIAIDNEETTKLRDDGAAEEKIQKNINDPQKWLRKYLPVIRWLPQYSKFYAISDLIAGITLGLTMIPQSIAYASLAGLTAQYGLYSSFIGGFIYIFFGTIKEVSIGSTSLMALVTISYTRDMPIDFVILLTFVTGLVQLIMGLLHLGFLVDFISMPVTSGFTSATSMIIIVSQLRGLFGLSYKSGNVVDTIIKLFKHIGDIRMADTVLGFVCIVFLLFFRKLKDFDCSRFKGNSGDHKIGLILEKTLWFLSIGRNALVVFTASLIAFHLQNDVGSTPFLTAGKVLSGLPNLSLPAFSAQVGNQTYTFVDMAHHLGFGMIVVPLVGVLTNVAIAKAFVHDAPVEASQEMLTLGLCNLAGCLISSMPTCGAFTRSAVSSASGIQTPLAGLYSGTLALLALSFLTPYFGFIPKASLAAVLICAVIFLVDFNIIKFLWSGSKRDAFTAIITFLVCIIFDVEIGLFTGTLLNALFLLYLSARPKVEILHRKTILGDKYLLVKPEIGLFYPAIDYLSTKITKVASEFAIPVVVDFERLQGIDYTAVKGIERLLITFEGKEQKIFFINVSSNVKLTIQKLSNNRKNFMSIDSEASLIDILESQLTKCPTAPMIAVSDEKGKEFEKKHETIELKGLDPLEHESLLLDKDKDSENVKNTST from the exons ATCACTCTTGGACTGACGATGATACCGCAGAGCATCGCATATGCTTCTCTCGCCGGCTTGACAGCACAG TATGGATTGTACTCGTCGTTCATCGGTGgctttatttacatttttttcggtacgataaaagaagtttcgatCGGTTCGACGTCTCTAATGGCACTAGTGACCATTTCTTACACGAGAGACATGCCGATCGATTTCGTAATTCTTCTGACTTTCGTAACCGGGCTCGTTCAACTTATAATGGGACTTTTGCATCTTGGATTCCTAGTCGATTTTATCTCCATGCCCGTTACCTCCGGTTTTACGTCGGCAACCTCGATGATTATCATAGTTTCACAGCTCCGTGGACTCTTCGGATTGAGTTACAAATCGGGAAACGTCGTTGACACGATAATCAAACTTTTCAAACATATCGGTGACATAAGAATGGCCGATACTGTTCTTGGCTTCGTTTGCATTGTGTTTCTGCTCTTCTTCAGA aaattgaaggatttcgATTGTTCGCGTTTCAAAGGAAATTCGGGCGATCATAAAATCGGAttaatattggaaaaaacatTGTGGTTCTTGTCAATCGGTAGAAACGCCTTGGTTGTTTTTACAGCTTCGTTGATAGCCTTTCATTTACAAAACGATGTTGGATCAACGCCTTTCCTCACCGCTGGCAAAGTCCTATCGGGATTACCGAATTTGAGCTTACCAGCCTTTTCGGCTCAAGTCGGAAATCAGACTTATACTTTTGTCGACATGGCTCACCATTTGGGTTTTGGAATGATTGTCGTTCCACTCGTTGGGGTCTTGACTAATGTTGCGATTGCCAAAGCTTTCG tCCACGATGCCCCGGTCGAAGCCAGTCAAGAAATGTTGACACTGGGATTGTGCAACTTGGCTGGATGTTTAATATCATCGATGCCCACTTGCGGTGCTTTTACCCGCAGTGCAGTTAGCAGCGCGAGTGGAATTCAAACACCGCTTGCCGGACTTTACTCTG gcaCTCTGGCGCTCTTGGCACTGAGTTTTTTAACTCCGTACTTTGGTTTTATTCCCAAAGCGTCCCTCGCAGCTGTCCTCATTTGtgctgtgatatttttggtggATTTTAATATAATTAAGTTTTTGTGGAGCGGATCCA AACGAGATGCTTTTACAGCGATTATTACATTCTTAGTGTGCATCATATTCGACGTGGAAATTGGTCTCTTCACTGGTACACTGTTGAACGCTCTATTTCTTTTGTATTTATCAGCAAGACCGAAGGTCGAAATATTGCACCGGAAA ACTATTTTAGGGGACAAATATTTACTGGTTAAACCAGAAATTGGATTGTTTTATCCAGCCATTGATTATCTCAGCACGAAGATAACGAAAGTTGCGAGTGAATTTGCAATTCCTGTTGTAGTGGATTTTGAGAGACTCCAAGGAATCGACTACACAGCAGTGAAA GGAATTGAACGACTTTTGATTACGTTCGAAGgaaaggaacaaaaaatatttttcatcaatgttAGCTCGAATGTAAAAttgacaattcagaaattgaGCAACAACCGCAAAAATTTTATGAGCATCGACAGTGAAGCTTCGCTTATCGATATTCTGG AATCTCAACTCACGAAATGCCCCACAGCTCCAATGATTGCTGTGTCGGATGAAAAAGGCaaggagtttgaaaaaaaacatgaaacaaTCGAGCTCAAAGGTTTGGATCCTCTGGAACACGAATCTCTTCTTCTTGACAAAGACAAAGATTCTGAAAATGTTAAAAACACGTCGACATAA
- the LOC122414042 gene encoding sodium-independent sulfate anion transporter-like isoform X2, which produces MALVTISYTRDMPIDFVILLTFVTGLVQLIMGLLHLGFLVDFISMPVTSGFTSATSMIIIVSQLRGLFGLSYKSGNVVDTIIKLFKHIGDIRMADTVLGFVCIVFLLFFRKLKDFDCSRFKGNSGDHKIGLILEKTLWFLSIGRNALVVFTASLIAFHLQNDVGSTPFLTAGKVLSGLPNLSLPAFSAQVGNQTYTFVDMAHHLGFGMIVVPLVGVLTNVAIAKAFVHDAPVEASQEMLTLGLCNLAGCLISSMPTCGAFTRSAVSSASGIQTPLAGLYSGTLALLALSFLTPYFGFIPKASLAAVLICAVIFLVDFNIIKFLWSGSKRDAFTAIITFLVCIIFDVEIGLFTGTLLNALFLLYLSARPKVEILHRKTILGDKYLLVKPEIGLFYPAIDYLSTKITKVASEFAIPVVVDFERLQGIDYTAVKGIERLLITFEGKEQKIFFINVSSNVKLTIQKLSNNRKNFMSIDSEASLIDILESQLTKCPTAPMIAVSDEKGKEFEKKHETIELKGLDPLEHESLLLDKDKDSENVKNTST; this is translated from the exons ATGGCACTAGTGACCATTTCTTACACGAGAGACATGCCGATCGATTTCGTAATTCTTCTGACTTTCGTAACCGGGCTCGTTCAACTTATAATGGGACTTTTGCATCTTGGATTCCTAGTCGATTTTATCTCCATGCCCGTTACCTCCGGTTTTACGTCGGCAACCTCGATGATTATCATAGTTTCACAGCTCCGTGGACTCTTCGGATTGAGTTACAAATCGGGAAACGTCGTTGACACGATAATCAAACTTTTCAAACATATCGGTGACATAAGAATGGCCGATACTGTTCTTGGCTTCGTTTGCATTGTGTTTCTGCTCTTCTTCAGA aaattgaaggatttcgATTGTTCGCGTTTCAAAGGAAATTCGGGCGATCATAAAATCGGAttaatattggaaaaaacatTGTGGTTCTTGTCAATCGGTAGAAACGCCTTGGTTGTTTTTACAGCTTCGTTGATAGCCTTTCATTTACAAAACGATGTTGGATCAACGCCTTTCCTCACCGCTGGCAAAGTCCTATCGGGATTACCGAATTTGAGCTTACCAGCCTTTTCGGCTCAAGTCGGAAATCAGACTTATACTTTTGTCGACATGGCTCACCATTTGGGTTTTGGAATGATTGTCGTTCCACTCGTTGGGGTCTTGACTAATGTTGCGATTGCCAAAGCTTTCG tCCACGATGCCCCGGTCGAAGCCAGTCAAGAAATGTTGACACTGGGATTGTGCAACTTGGCTGGATGTTTAATATCATCGATGCCCACTTGCGGTGCTTTTACCCGCAGTGCAGTTAGCAGCGCGAGTGGAATTCAAACACCGCTTGCCGGACTTTACTCTG gcaCTCTGGCGCTCTTGGCACTGAGTTTTTTAACTCCGTACTTTGGTTTTATTCCCAAAGCGTCCCTCGCAGCTGTCCTCATTTGtgctgtgatatttttggtggATTTTAATATAATTAAGTTTTTGTGGAGCGGATCCA AACGAGATGCTTTTACAGCGATTATTACATTCTTAGTGTGCATCATATTCGACGTGGAAATTGGTCTCTTCACTGGTACACTGTTGAACGCTCTATTTCTTTTGTATTTATCAGCAAGACCGAAGGTCGAAATATTGCACCGGAAA ACTATTTTAGGGGACAAATATTTACTGGTTAAACCAGAAATTGGATTGTTTTATCCAGCCATTGATTATCTCAGCACGAAGATAACGAAAGTTGCGAGTGAATTTGCAATTCCTGTTGTAGTGGATTTTGAGAGACTCCAAGGAATCGACTACACAGCAGTGAAA GGAATTGAACGACTTTTGATTACGTTCGAAGgaaaggaacaaaaaatatttttcatcaatgttAGCTCGAATGTAAAAttgacaattcagaaattgaGCAACAACCGCAAAAATTTTATGAGCATCGACAGTGAAGCTTCGCTTATCGATATTCTGG AATCTCAACTCACGAAATGCCCCACAGCTCCAATGATTGCTGTGTCGGATGAAAAAGGCaaggagtttgaaaaaaaacatgaaacaaTCGAGCTCAAAGGTTTGGATCCTCTGGAACACGAATCTCTTCTTCTTGACAAAGACAAAGATTCTGAAAATGTTAAAAACACGTCGACATAA